The genome window CCGCCCGATCAGAAACGCGATCAGCGAGGCGACGGCCGCCGATTCCGTCGGCGTCGCAACACCGAGCAGGATGCCGCCGACGATGGCGAGCGGGATGAGCGCTGCCGGCAGACAGTCGCGCAGCGCCACGAGTGCCTCGCGCCTGCTCATCCATTGGCCTTTGGGGAAGGACTGGGTCAACCCCACGATCGCGATGATGACGAAGAAGGAGGCCGACAGCATCAGGCCCGGAATGATGCCGGCCATGAACATGTCGCCGATGGGGATCTGCGCCAGGACGCCGTAGATCACGAAGAGCATGGACGGCGGAATGATCGGCGACAGCAGTCCGCCGGCGGCCGTCGTGGCGGCGGCGAAATCGCGGCGGTAGCCTTCCGCCTCCATCGCCGGCACCATGGCGCGCGACATCACCGCGATCTGCGAGGCGGCCGAGCCGATGATCGCGGCCATGAACATGTTGGCCAGCAGATTGATATAGGCAAGCCCGCCGCGAAACCCGCCGACGAAGACCCGCGCGGCCTGGATCAGCCGCTTGGTCAATCCGCCCTCGTTCATCAGTTCGCCGGTGAGCATGAACAGCGGGATCGCCAGCAGGCCATAACTCTCGATACCGGAGTAGAGCTGCTGCGCGAAGCTTGCATACAGCACCTCGTTGCCGCTCGCCTGGATGTACCAGATCGCCGACAGCGCCAGCACCAGCGCGATCGGCACCGCGCCGAACAGGAGAAGCAGAAAGACGACCGCCGTCATGGGCGCGTCTCCGCGTCGGCGTCCGCCTGCGGATCGGCACCGCCGGCGAGAACGCAAAGGCTCGCAACCAGATTGGACGCGGCATGCAGCGTCAGCCCGAAGGTGAAGACGATCATGATGCTCCACACCCAGACCTTGGGAACGCCCAGCGTCACGGTGGGCTCGGCATAGATGAAATTGAAGGTCTCGCCCTGAAAGGCCTGGATGTCGAAGCCGGTGGCATAAAGCGCGAACGGGTCGAACCACAGCAGGCAGAACCAGATCATCGCGGCGGCGAACCCCGCCGTCACAGCATCGAGGCCAAGACGCCACCAGCGGGCGACACCGGGTGAGAGCGTGTCGAAAACGAGCGTCACCGCAACGCCCGATCTGCGGTGAACGGCAGCTGCTCCGGCCAGGAACGTCATCCAGATCATGGCGGTGATCGCCGCTTCGTCGATCCAGTAGATCGCCATGTGGGCGGAGCGCGTAACCACATTGAGGAGGATCAGTCCGGTAATCGTCGCGGCGAGGACGGCGGCCAGCGCGATTTCGCAGCGCGCCCAGAAGGCGGAGATCCTGTAGAGCATCGCGGTATCCATCCAGGCCACGCATCCGGACGCCGGACCTGTCGGCCGATGTCGCCCGGATGCGGGAGTTCGGGTCTCGGGACGAGACTACTGACGGGTCTCGTCGGCAACCTTGCGAAGACCAGAAAGCGCCGGCGCCTTCTCGCTCCAGATCGCGTCCCACTCGGCGGTGGCATCCTGGAAGAAGGCGGCATCCGCTTCAACGATGTTGGTGCCGGTGCCCTCGACCGCGAGCAGCCAGTCGGCCTCCTTGGCGATATAGGTGTCGATCACGCCGTCGAGCTGGCGTGCCATCAAGGTGGAGATCGTCTCGCGATCCTCGGCCGACAGGTCCTTCCACACCCGCGCCGACACCAGGCCGACCATCGGGAACATCATGTGGTTGGAGATCAGCACCGTATCGGCGTGCTCATAGTACTTCAGCTTCCAGATCAGTTCGGCATCCATGTCGATGGCGTCGACCTGGCCGTTGGCGAGCGCGTCATAGACCGCCGGCAGGGGCATCGGCGTGGAGGCCGCGCCGACCGCGTTGTAGAAGTCCTTGATCGGCTCGAACGGCGTGATCCTGAGCTTCTTGCCGGCGAGATCGGCCGCACTCGTCACCGGATCGCGGCTGACGATCTGGCGCAGGCCCGCCATGCCGTAGCCGAGGCCGACGACGCCGGCCTTCTGCGGCAGGTCGGCCAGCATTGCCTTGGCTTCATCCGAGCGCAGGATGCGCCCGGCATGACCGACGTCATCCGCCATGTAGGGCGCGTAGAAGGCGCCGAAATCCGGCACGCGGTTGGAGACTTCCGCGATCGTCAGGAACGCCATGTCGAGCGCGCCGGTCTGCAGCAGCTGCATCATCTGCGCCTCGTTGCCGAGCTGGCGCGAGGGAAAGACGGCAACCGTGTGCGCGCCGTCGGTCGCAGCCTCCAGCTCCTCGCCGAAAGACTGCGCGGCAACGGTCCAGATGTGCGGCGGCGGCGTGATCAGTCCGAGCCGGAACTCCTTGGCCGACGCGAGGCCGGTCGTCGTGACCAGAGCCAGAAGAGCGGCCGGCACGGCGCGGGTGATCAGGGTCTTGAGTTGCATTTCGGTCCTCCCGAACGCCGGCCGGACACCTTCATGTCGGGCGGGCATTGCGTTGATGGTGAAAGGGAATGTAAGGGCATTGCCGCTGCGGTGGCTGCGCGTGAGCGCAGGCCGCGTCCTAGAGCTTGACCCAGCCCTCCGGCGGTTCCTTGCCGGGATGCACGGTGCCGCAATTGGGGCAGGTGCGGGCCTCCTTCGATGCATAGAAGGCCTGATAGACCGGCGGCAGGTCGTCGACGATGGACTCCAGATCGAGTTCGGCGCGGTGCACCAGATGCTCGCACTCGAAGCAGTACCACTCGATCGCATCCAGCGCGCCTTCGGGCCGGGCCGGCTCGATCACGAGGCCGATGGAGCCTTCCTGCGGGCGCTGTGGCGAGTGGCGCACATGCGGCGGCAGCAGGAAGATCTCGCCCTCGCGGATCGGCACGTCGTAGAACTCGGTGCCGTCATAAAGCTTGAGCAGCATGTCGCCCTTGATCTGGTAGAAGAACTCCTCCACCGGGTCGTCGTGATAGTCGGTGCGCTTGTTCGGCCCGCCGACGACGGTGACCATCAGGTCGGCGTCCTTCCAGATCTGCTGGTTGCCGACCGGCGGCTTCAGCAGGTGCTTGTTCTCCTCGATCCACTTCTGAAAGTTGAAGGCTGCAAGTCTCGACATGTCCCGCTCCCAAATTGCCGGTTCAGACCCCGGCCATGGCAACGCAAGGCGCTGCGAGGGTCTGTCCGGCACATGAATCCGAGGCTCAGGAGACGGCAGATTGATATTTCAATCAAATAGCATTCAGTAAAGCGGATATCACGAAAGCCGATAGCCGGAGCGACTGCGGGCGGTCGTCGTCAGTCGCCGATGGGCTTGGGTCCGACGTCGGTGGAGAGCGGCACCAGCGAAGTGCGGATGCGGCGCAGATACTCCTTGACCCGCTCGGGACGACGCCGCGCCGCCCCCGCCGCCAGCACGTCGACGATCGCCACATAGGCAAGCCGCGAGGCGCTCGGCTTGAAGATGTCCTGGTCTTCCGGAAGATCCAGACCCAGCGCGATATCGCAGGCCTGCGCCAGATCGGACCCGGCCTTGGTCAGGGCGATGGTCGCCGCGCCGTACTGGCGGGCGATGGCGACGCTGTCGAGCAATTCCGCCGGGGTACCGCTGGCGGAGACCGCGAAGACCACATCGCCGCGTTCCAGCGTCGAGGTGATCATCCGCTGCAGATAGCCGTCGGCATGCGCTTCCGCCGGTATGCCGAGACGGAAGAACCGGTTGGCCCCTTCGCGCGCGACATTGGCCGAACTGCCACCGACACCTAAGAACACGATCCGCCGCGCGTCGGCCAGCGTGTCGATAGCCGATTGAAGGGCTGCCCCGTCAAGCTGCGAGCGGGCGGTGTTGAGCGTGTCGACGAGCGCGCCGAACACCTGCGCGACGAGCTGGTCGGCGGGCGAGCGGTCGTTCGCCTGTCCGCCGAGATACTGCAGGCTGACCGCCACGCTTTGCGCCAGCCGGATCTTGAACTCCTTGAAGCCGTCGCAGCCGAGCGACTGACAGAAACGGTTGACGGTGGCATCCGAGACGCCCGCGCCCCTGGCGATCTCGCTCTGGCGCTGGTAGGCGATGGTCTCCAGATTGGCGAGCACATAGTCGGCGACATTCTGCTCGCGCTTGGGCAACGCCCCGTTCAAGCCCCGCAACTGGGCGATGATGTCGATCACCTTGCTCACGTTCCCCGACCCCCTTTGCCGTCTCCCCGTCGCGCAGGATAGGTCCCCGCGCGGCCCGCGCCTATTCCGGCTTGTAGGCGATCACATCCATCTCGACCTTGGCATCCACCATCAGCGGCGACTGGACCGTGGAGCGCGCCGGCGGATGGTCGAGAAAAAAGCGCTCGAACACGCCGTTGAAGCTGGAAAAGTCGCGGGCGTCGTCGAGCCAGACATTCACCTTCACGACATGCTCCAGGGTGCAGCCTGCAAGCGCGAGAACCGCCACGAGATTGTCCATCACCTTTTCTGTCTGGGCAATGATTCCCCCGGTGATGATCTCGCCCTTTTCCGCCGGCACCTGACCGGAAACATAGACGAAATCCCCTGCGCGCACCGCCTTGGCGAAGGGACGGCGCGTGCCGCCGGCTGCGAGGTCGGCGGTGTCGTATCGGGTGATTCCAGTGGTCATGCGTCAACTCCGTTTTGTAAGTTTCTTTCATAAATTAGCGGTGTTTGCGCGATTTTCAAATCCTGAATTGACAATTCCCGCCATTTCTGAAAATTTCTTTCATATCGAGCGGCCGATATCCGGCTTGTAAACGATCTGGGAGGAGACCAGGCATGAAGCTGAACAGACCCCTTAAGACAATTCTGGCCGCGGCCTTTGCCGCGTCGATGGCCAGCACCGCCCATGCCGGCGGCACGCTGCGCTATGCGACCGTCGGCGAACCGCCGAGCCTCGACCAGCACGTGGTCACCTCGGACCTGGCGACGACCATCGCCCATCACATGTTCGAGGGTCTCTACACCTTCGACGCGGCCAATGCACCCCAGCCGTTGCTCGCCGAGAGCGACCGGCTGGAGGACGACGGCAAGACCATCGTCATCACCCTGCGCAAGGGCGTGACGTTCCACGACGGCACCGACATGACCGCGGCCGACGTCGTCGCCTCGCTGAACCGCTGGGGCGAGCACGGATCGCGCGGCTCGCTGCTTTTCTCCAACGTGGAAAGCGTCGAGGCGACCGGCGACCATGAGGTTACGATCCGCCTCGCCAAGCCGTTCGGCCCCTGGAAGAACCTGATGGCCTTCATCAACGGCGGCCCGGCGATCTATCCCGCGTCCGTCGTGGCCGACGCCGGCAAGGCGCCGATTTCCCCGGAAAACTACATCGGCACCGGTCCTTACAAGTTCGGCGAATGGCAGGCCAACCGCCATGTCGAGCTGGTCCGTTTCGACGACTATGATTCGCCGTCGGGCGAGGCCGATGGCTATGCCGGCGAACGCAAGGCAATGTTCGACGCGCTGCGCTTCATCCCCGTGCCCGACGTCGGCACCCGCGTCAGCGGGCTTCAGGCGGGCGACTACGATTATGCCGAAAGCATCCCCGGCGATCTCTTCGCCGATCTGGACGCCAACCCGCAGGTCACCACTATCGTCAACGGCGGTCCGCTGTTCGGTCTCGTCTTCATGAACTCCAAGGACGGCCCGCTGAAGGAGAACTTCGCCCTTCGACGCGCCATCCAGACGGCCATCGACAAGGTGCCGGCGCTTCAGGTCGCCATTGGTCCGGACAAGCTGTGGCGCGCCAACGGCTCGTTCCTGCCCAAGGGCAACGTCTGGTACACCGACGCCGGCGCGGAGAACTTCTCCAGGGGCGATGCCGACACGGCCCGTTCGCTCGCCAAGGAAGCCGGATACGACGGCGAGCCCATCAAGTTCATGGTCTCCACCAACTATCCGTTCCACTACGACACGGCCATCGTCTACACCAAGCAGCTTGCCCAGGCCGGCTTCAACATCGACCTGCAGGTCTATGACTGGGCCACCCTGATCAAGAAGCGGGCCCAGCCGGACCAGTGGGATCTGTTCTTCACCCACCACGGCTTCGTCCCGGATCCGATCCTGATCTCGGTGATGAACGACAACTATCCCGGCTGGTGGGCGACCCCGGAAAAGGCCGCGCTGAAGGCGAAGTTCACCGAAAGCGCCGATCCGGCCGAGCGTCAGAAGCTGTGGGGCGAGATCCAGGCCCTGGTCTACCAGCAGGTTCCGACGATGAAGACGGGCGATGTCTACACCTACAACATCGCCTCCACGAAGCTGACCGGACTGGGTGACGCCACCCTGATCTGGCCGCACTTCTGGAACGTCGACAAGTAAGCAGGCCACCTCCCGGCCGCCCCTTCCGCGCCGCCTGCGCGATCCGCAAGGATCGTGGCGCGGAAGGGGCGTTTGCGCCCCGCGACATGCGCCGAAAATCGCGGCACACTCCCTTAAACGCCCCTCTCACCTGCGGAAAGACCGTCGACATGCTCGGATATGCGACGCGGAGACTGCTGGCGCTCATCCCGACGCTGCTTGCCGCATCCATGCTCGTCTTCCTTTTCGTCCACCTGATCCCCGGCGATCCCGCCGCCGTCCTTTTGGGCGACACGGCGACCCCGGAAGAGGTCGACGCCCTGACGCGCGAAATGGGCCTCGATGCGCCCGTCTACTTCCAGTATCTCTACTGGCTCGGCAACGTCATGCAGGGCGATCTCGGAACGTCGATCTTCTTCGGCGCACCCGTGCTCTCGGTGATCGCCGACGGCGCGGAAACCTCGATCCTGCTGGCCGTGATGACGATGGTGTGGATCGTGATCCTCGGCGTTCCGATCGGCGTCGTCTCCGCCACGCGCCACGGCACCTGGGTCGATCAGGTCGCCTCCGGCGGCGCAATGCTCTTCGCCTCCGTGCCGACCTTCTGGCTCGGTCTCTACCTGATCCTGATCTTCTCGGTGAGCCTTGGCTGGCTGCCGTCCTCCGGCTATCCCTCGATCTCCGACGACGGCGGACTGGCGAACCTGCGCTACCTGCTCTTGCCGAGCTTCACGCTGGCCGCGCCCAACGCGGCGCTGATCATCCGTCTGGTGCGCGCCTCCATGCTGGACGTGCAGCGCGAGGACCATGTGCGTACGGCCCGGGCCAAGGGCCTCGCCCCCTGGAAGGTCGCCACCAAGCACGTCTTCCGCAATGCGCTGATCGCGGTCGCCGCCGCCTTCGGCTTCACCTTCGCGGCGCTGATCTCGGAAGCGGTGGTGACGGAAACGGTGTTCTCGCTGCCCGGCATCGGCCGGCTGGTGGTGCAGTCGATCCTGCGCCGCGACTATCCCGTCATCCAGGGCGTCATCCTGATCATCGTGGTCCTCTACATGGTCATCAATCTTCTCGTCGACCTGGCCTATGCATGGCTCGACCCAAGGGTATCGCTCAAATGACCCCCAACGCGACACTCCAGTTGTTCGCCACCGGCCGGCGGATCTTCCGCGGCCGCTGGCTCGCAACGCTTGGCCTCGCCTGGCTGATGCTCGTGGTTTTCGCCGCCGTCTTCGCGCCGCTGATCGTGCCGTTCGATCCGCTCGAGATCGATCCGGTGGCCCGCCTCACCGAACCGGGTGCCGCGCATTTCTTCGGCACCGACCACTTCGGCCGCGACACCTTCTCGCGCAGCATCTACGGCGCGCGCATGGCCATCGTCATCGGCATCGGCTCGGTGCTGGTCGCGCTGCTCGTCGGCGGCCTCACCGGCATGATTTCCGCCTATTTCACCAGGCTCGGGGCTTTCCTGATGCGCGTCGTCGATGTGCTGATGGCCTTTCCGGCGCTGCTTCTGGCGCTGGTGCTCATGACGATCCTGGAACGCAGCGTGATGAACACGGTGATCGTGATCGGCATCGTCTACGCAACGACGACGGCACGCATCCTCTTCGGCATGACCTTGAAA of Stappia sp. ES.058 contains these proteins:
- a CDS encoding TRAP transporter substrate-binding protein, which translates into the protein MQLKTLITRAVPAALLALVTTTGLASAKEFRLGLITPPPHIWTVAAQSFGEELEAATDGAHTVAVFPSRQLGNEAQMMQLLQTGALDMAFLTIAEVSNRVPDFGAFYAPYMADDVGHAGRILRSDEAKAMLADLPQKAGVVGLGYGMAGLRQIVSRDPVTSAADLAGKKLRITPFEPIKDFYNAVGAASTPMPLPAVYDALANGQVDAIDMDAELIWKLKYYEHADTVLISNHMMFPMVGLVSARVWKDLSAEDRETISTLMARQLDGVIDTYIAKEADWLLAVEGTGTNIVEADAAFFQDATAEWDAIWSEKAPALSGLRKVADETRQ
- a CDS encoding MurR/RpiR family transcriptional regulator, with protein sequence MSKVIDIIAQLRGLNGALPKREQNVADYVLANLETIAYQRQSEIARGAGVSDATVNRFCQSLGCDGFKEFKIRLAQSVAVSLQYLGGQANDRSPADQLVAQVFGALVDTLNTARSQLDGAALQSAIDTLADARRIVFLGVGGSSANVAREGANRFFRLGIPAEAHADGYLQRMITSTLERGDVVFAVSASGTPAELLDSVAIARQYGAATIALTKAGSDLAQACDIALGLDLPEDQDIFKPSASRLAYVAIVDVLAAGAARRRPERVKEYLRRIRTSLVPLSTDVGPKPIGD
- a CDS encoding 3-hydroxyanthranilate 3,4-dioxygenase produces the protein MSRLAAFNFQKWIEENKHLLKPPVGNQQIWKDADLMVTVVGGPNKRTDYHDDPVEEFFYQIKGDMLLKLYDGTEFYDVPIREGEIFLLPPHVRHSPQRPQEGSIGLVIEPARPEGALDAIEWYCFECEHLVHRAELDLESIVDDLPPVYQAFYASKEARTCPNCGTVHPGKEPPEGWVKL
- a CDS encoding ABC transporter permease, translated to MTPNATLQLFATGRRIFRGRWLATLGLAWLMLVVFAAVFAPLIVPFDPLEIDPVARLTEPGAAHFFGTDHFGRDTFSRSIYGARMAIVIGIGSVLVALLVGGLTGMISAYFTRLGAFLMRVVDVLMAFPALLLALVLMTILERSVMNTVIVIGIVYATTTARILFGMTLKLKNEVFIDAAVCSGAGHASVLFRHILPNLISPLLVQASFIFAFAQLQAAALDFLGLGLPPEVPSWGNMLSESRIYVTRAPWLLLFPGALIILSVFSMNLVGDALRDSIDPRFKNDIKGV
- a CDS encoding TRAP transporter large permease codes for the protein MTAVVFLLLLFGAVPIALVLALSAIWYIQASGNEVLYASFAQQLYSGIESYGLLAIPLFMLTGELMNEGGLTKRLIQAARVFVGGFRGGLAYINLLANMFMAAIIGSAASQIAVMSRAMVPAMEAEGYRRDFAAATTAAGGLLSPIIPPSMLFVIYGVLAQIPIGDMFMAGIIPGLMLSASFFVIIAIVGLTQSFPKGQWMSRREALVALRDCLPAALIPLAIVGGILLGVATPTESAAVASLIAFLIGRFVYRDLKITRLGSLFVRTATSSSLVIFLIAAANVFGWVIIYEALPQKLAGQLTAITSDPFVFLLIVNLSLFVIGMVIDGIAALILVVPILLPIAQMHYDIDPFQFGVIVCLNLVLGLLTPPVGAGLYIASAMSGAPPMAIVRALYPFLIAVALILVLLSWAPILTTALI
- a CDS encoding ABC transporter permease, giving the protein MLGYATRRLLALIPTLLAASMLVFLFVHLIPGDPAAVLLGDTATPEEVDALTREMGLDAPVYFQYLYWLGNVMQGDLGTSIFFGAPVLSVIADGAETSILLAVMTMVWIVILGVPIGVVSATRHGTWVDQVASGGAMLFASVPTFWLGLYLILIFSVSLGWLPSSGYPSISDDGGLANLRYLLLPSFTLAAPNAALIIRLVRASMLDVQREDHVRTARAKGLAPWKVATKHVFRNALIAVAAAFGFTFAALISEAVVTETVFSLPGIGRLVVQSILRRDYPVIQGVILIIVVLYMVINLLVDLAYAWLDPRVSLK
- a CDS encoding RidA family protein, producing the protein MTTGITRYDTADLAAGGTRRPFAKAVRAGDFVYVSGQVPAEKGEIITGGIIAQTEKVMDNLVAVLALAGCTLEHVVKVNVWLDDARDFSSFNGVFERFFLDHPPARSTVQSPLMVDAKVEMDVIAYKPE
- a CDS encoding TRAP transporter small permease — encoded protein: MDTAMLYRISAFWARCEIALAAVLAATITGLILLNVVTRSAHMAIYWIDEAAITAMIWMTFLAGAAAVHRRSGVAVTLVFDTLSPGVARWWRLGLDAVTAGFAAAMIWFCLLWFDPFALYATGFDIQAFQGETFNFIYAEPTVTLGVPKVWVWSIMIVFTFGLTLHAASNLVASLCVLAGGADPQADADAETRP
- a CDS encoding ABC transporter substrate-binding protein translates to MKLNRPLKTILAAAFAASMASTAHAGGTLRYATVGEPPSLDQHVVTSDLATTIAHHMFEGLYTFDAANAPQPLLAESDRLEDDGKTIVITLRKGVTFHDGTDMTAADVVASLNRWGEHGSRGSLLFSNVESVEATGDHEVTIRLAKPFGPWKNLMAFINGGPAIYPASVVADAGKAPISPENYIGTGPYKFGEWQANRHVELVRFDDYDSPSGEADGYAGERKAMFDALRFIPVPDVGTRVSGLQAGDYDYAESIPGDLFADLDANPQVTTIVNGGPLFGLVFMNSKDGPLKENFALRRAIQTAIDKVPALQVAIGPDKLWRANGSFLPKGNVWYTDAGAENFSRGDADTARSLAKEAGYDGEPIKFMVSTNYPFHYDTAIVYTKQLAQAGFNIDLQVYDWATLIKKRAQPDQWDLFFTHHGFVPDPILISVMNDNYPGWWATPEKAALKAKFTESADPAERQKLWGEIQALVYQQVPTMKTGDVYTYNIASTKLTGLGDATLIWPHFWNVDK